Proteins found in one Amphiura filiformis chromosome 14, Afil_fr2py, whole genome shotgun sequence genomic segment:
- the LOC140169024 gene encoding uncharacterized protein, protein MKLNLVVMVAGIFIMFCKFANSEMEDCIALCHQCVVVSDTLSQMGCTKHCEELEQRDGGKFSCQLLTAPIKGSSSLGDEIKVFNARVSELFESGDYSTIAEQLYADDCVLVTNGHAPGFGKEAISQVFVDYVNNYPSVNRITYISTAFGEDNGYVWEDGTGYGYHDDALINSWRYMYVYKRVNGNLLLFIDIDF, encoded by the exons ATGAAGTTAAACCTTGTCGTAATGGTTGCTGGAATTTTCATCATGTTCTGCAAATTTGCGAATTCTGAGATGGAGGACTGTATCGCACTCTGCCATCAATGCGTTGTGGTCTCGGATACACTTAGCCAAATGGGATGCACTAAGCATTGCGAGGAACTCGAGCAGAGAGATGGTGGGAAATTTTCGTGTCAGCTATTAACAG CACCGATCAAAGGCAGTAGTTCCCTTGGAGACGAGATCAAAGTATTTAATGCGAGAGTATCAGAACTGTTTGAGAGTGGTGATTATTCTACTATTGCTGAGCAGTTATATGCTGACGATTGTGTACTTGTGACTAATGGACATGCACCTGGATTTGGTAAAGAAG CTATTAGCCAAGTTTTTGTCGATTATGTCAATAACTATCCCAGCGTCAATCGGATAACATACATTTCTACTGCCTTCGGTGAGGATAACGGATATGTTTGGGAAGATGGTACAGGGTATGGCTACCATGACGACGCCCTCATTAATTCGTGGAG GTATATGTATGTTTACAAACGCGTCAATGGAAATTTGCTCCTTTTCATCGACATAGACTTCTAA
- the LOC140170099 gene encoding uncharacterized protein — protein MKLNLVVMVAGIFIMFCNFANSKTEDCITLCNQCVVVSDTLSHMGCTKHCEELKQKDGGKLSCQLLTAPNKGSSSLGDEIKASYARLSELFESCDYSTIVEELYTDDCVLVLNGQAPGFGKEDMKQGFVNYVETYPNVNRVSYTSTAFGENNGYVWEDGTGYGYHDDALVNSWRYMYVYKRVKGTLLHFMDIAF, from the exons ATGAAGTTGAACCTGGTCGTCATGGTTGCTGGTATTTTCATCATGTTTTGCAACTTTGCGAATTCCAAGACGGAGGACTGTATCACACTCTGTAATCAATGCGTTGTGGTCTCGGATACACTTAGCCATATGGGATGCACTAAGCATTGCGAGGAACTCAAACAGAAGGATGGTGGTAAATTGTCGTGTCAGCTATTAACAg CACCGAACAAAGGTAGTTCTTCCCTTGGAGACGAGATCAAAGCATCTTATGCTAGATTGTCAGAACTGTTTGAAAGTTGTGATTATTCTACCATTGTTGAAGAGTTATACACTGACGATTGTGTGCTTGTGCTTAATGGACAAGCACCTGGATTTGGTAAAGAAG ATATGAAGCAAGGTTTTGTCAATTATGTTGAAACCTATCCCAACGTCAATCGGGTATCATACACTTCTACTGCATTCGGTGAGAATAATGGATATGTTTGGGAAGATGGTACGGGGTATGGCTACCATGATGACGCCCTCGTTAATTCTTGGCG GTATATGTATGTTTACAAACGCGTGAAAGGAACTCTGCTCCATTTCATGGACATAGCTTTCTGA